From one Amycolatopsis sp. FDAARGOS 1241 genomic stretch:
- a CDS encoding ABC transporter substrate-binding protein yields the protein MATTIRKGLVLALGITITALGVAACGGGGSDGDIPAAAAPGEHVELTLATFTEFGYEELIPEYERLHPNIKITHRKTGQGGPYAQDMMTKLAAGSGLADVQAVEEGHLSDILSKSSKFYDLTTIGPADASADRWLPWKYDAGKDKNGKLIGYGTDIGPDAMCYRKDLLEAAGMPTDPASVKTMFATWDSYFAAGAQYAQKTGKAWFDSAAQNFNAMVNQLPVGYLDKSDKLTVESNQGIKDAWQKVTGAVAKGESAKLTAFSNEWNSGFRQSAFATKVCPAWMLGVIKEQAGPENAGKWAVTDAFPGGGGNWGGSYLTVPTQSKHPREAAALAAWLTAPEQQLKAFQAKGNFPSQVKALSSPELLSQTDAYFGGAKIGELFAEQAKKVAQAQYKGPNDGQIQENVTAPALQAVEQGKSAADGWQQLVDGAKKLAR from the coding sequence ATGGCGACAACTATCCGGAAGGGCCTGGTCCTCGCACTGGGCATCACGATCACGGCGCTCGGGGTGGCGGCCTGCGGCGGAGGCGGCAGTGACGGCGACATCCCCGCCGCCGCGGCGCCGGGCGAGCACGTCGAGCTGACGCTGGCCACGTTCACGGAGTTCGGCTACGAGGAGCTCATCCCGGAGTACGAACGGCTGCACCCCAACATCAAGATCACCCACCGCAAGACGGGCCAGGGCGGCCCGTACGCGCAGGACATGATGACCAAGCTCGCGGCGGGCTCCGGCCTCGCCGACGTGCAGGCCGTCGAGGAGGGCCACCTCTCAGACATCCTCTCCAAGTCGTCGAAGTTCTACGACCTGACGACGATCGGCCCGGCCGACGCGAGCGCCGACCGCTGGCTGCCGTGGAAGTACGACGCCGGCAAGGACAAGAACGGCAAGCTCATCGGCTACGGCACGGACATCGGGCCCGACGCGATGTGCTACCGCAAGGACCTGCTCGAAGCCGCCGGCATGCCCACCGACCCCGCGTCGGTGAAGACCATGTTCGCCACCTGGGACAGCTACTTCGCCGCGGGCGCGCAGTACGCGCAGAAGACCGGCAAGGCGTGGTTCGACTCGGCGGCCCAGAACTTCAACGCGATGGTCAACCAGCTGCCCGTCGGGTACCTCGACAAGAGCGACAAGCTCACCGTCGAGTCCAACCAGGGCATCAAGGACGCGTGGCAGAAGGTGACCGGCGCCGTCGCGAAGGGCGAGTCGGCGAAGCTCACCGCGTTCAGCAACGAGTGGAACTCCGGCTTCCGCCAGAGCGCGTTCGCCACGAAGGTCTGCCCCGCGTGGATGCTCGGCGTGATCAAGGAGCAGGCGGGCCCGGAGAACGCGGGCAAGTGGGCGGTCACCGACGCGTTTCCCGGCGGTGGCGGCAACTGGGGCGGCTCGTACCTGACCGTGCCGACGCAGAGCAAGCACCCGCGTGAAGCCGCGGCGCTCGCCGCGTGGCTGACCGCGCCGGAGCAGCAGCTCAAGGCGTTCCAGGCCAAGGGCAACTTCCCCAGCCAGGTCAAGGCGCTCTCCAGCCCCGAGCTGCTGAGCCAGACCGACGCGTACTTCGGTGGCGCGAAGATCGGCGAGCTGTTCGCCGAGCAGGCGAAGAAGGTCGCGCAGGCGCAGTACAAGGGCCCGAACGACGGCCAGATCCAGGAGAACGTGACGGCTCCCGCGCTGCAGGCCGTGGAGCAGGGCAAGTCCGCGGCAGACGGCTGGCAGCAGCTCGTCGACGGCGCGAAGAAGCTCGCCCGGTGA
- a CDS encoding carbohydrate ABC transporter permease, whose product MTATATRDSTKAGVRRPAPRPGLRDRLARWDVKASPYLYVAPFFIVFGIVGLFPLLYTAYVSLFHWDAGDDDPDFIGLDNFKELFADAQFWHALENTVSIFLLSSVPQIIIAVLLAALLTSRLRGATGWRVGILLPYAASLVALGIIFANLFGPRYGLVNGLLQTIGLSPVDWQANRFASHVAIAVMVNWRWTGYNALIVLAAMQAIPKELHEAALIDGAGTVRRFVHVTLPLLKPTLIFVTITSTIGGLQIFTEPKLFDAMPGSNNGGSTHQFQTVTLYLYQTAFENFDLGYASAIAWVLFLIIVLIAAVNYLLTGRIARTPRRRK is encoded by the coding sequence GTGACAGCTACGGCCACTCGCGACAGCACCAAGGCCGGGGTGCGGCGACCCGCACCCCGGCCGGGGCTGCGCGACCGCCTGGCCCGTTGGGACGTGAAGGCCTCGCCGTACCTGTACGTGGCACCGTTCTTCATCGTCTTCGGCATCGTCGGGTTGTTCCCGCTGCTCTACACCGCGTACGTCTCGCTGTTCCACTGGGACGCCGGCGACGACGACCCAGATTTCATCGGCCTGGACAACTTCAAGGAACTCTTCGCCGACGCGCAGTTCTGGCACGCGCTCGAGAACACCGTGAGCATCTTCCTGCTCTCCAGCGTGCCGCAGATCATCATCGCGGTGCTGCTCGCCGCGTTGCTCACTTCGCGGCTGCGCGGCGCGACCGGCTGGCGCGTCGGGATCCTGCTGCCCTACGCCGCGAGCTTGGTGGCGCTCGGGATCATCTTCGCGAACCTGTTCGGGCCCCGGTACGGCCTCGTCAACGGTCTCCTGCAGACGATCGGACTGTCCCCTGTGGACTGGCAGGCCAACCGGTTCGCGAGTCACGTGGCCATCGCGGTCATGGTCAACTGGCGCTGGACCGGGTACAACGCGCTGATCGTGCTGGCCGCGATGCAGGCCATCCCGAAGGAGCTGCACGAGGCGGCGCTGATCGACGGCGCCGGCACCGTGCGGCGGTTCGTCCACGTGACGCTGCCGTTGCTGAAGCCGACGCTGATCTTCGTCACCATCACCTCGACGATCGGCGGGCTGCAAATCTTCACCGAACCGAAGCTGTTCGACGCCATGCCCGGTTCGAACAACGGCGGTTCCACGCACCAGTTCCAGACCGTGACGCTGTACCTGTACCAGACGGCGTTCGAGAACTTCGACCTCGGTTACGCGTCGGCGATCGCGTGGGTCCTGTTCCTCATCATCGTGCTCATCGCCGCGGTCAACTACCTGCTGACCGGGCGGATCGCGCGCACGCCACGGAGGCGGAAATGA